The Aedes aegypti strain LVP_AGWG chromosome 3, AaegL5.0 Primary Assembly, whole genome shotgun sequence genome contains a region encoding:
- the LOC110678136 gene encoding uncharacterized protein LOC110678136: MRRAAKMFHVPFSTVQRYIRTPPKGQKPGPGTVLTAEEEARIKTWVLYMSRAGFPLSESDILSTVSDYAEKIRKTRNIPSTFPCRNWTRCFLERHPDLRKKRVTKLSKAGAVVTEQQIRHWFLEVEETLQEDGIDLSIFDEPERIYNFDESGFKLVPQDFNAICGPNVENSYFVHNNSSKDNYTVLFGSNAEGTLTPPMILYPGKRVTREIVENTPNGWSVGVSDEGWQTSKTFFEYMTNDFYKWLLDNHIKFPVVVFVDGHKSHISIELTEFCTAHEIMLIALYPNSTRILQPLDRQFFVTLK, encoded by the exons ATGCGAAGAGCAGCTAAGATGTTTCATGTTCCGTTTTCAACTGTCCAACGTTACATTCGAACGCCTCCGAAAGGTCAAAAACCTGGTCCTGGAacagttttgacagcggaaGAAGAAGCTCGAATTAAGACATGGGTTCTCTACATGTCAAGAGCTGGATTTCCATTGAGTGAGTCGGATATACTCAGCACTGTAAGCGATTATGCAGAAAAAATCCGGAAGACGAGAAATATCCCCAGTACTTTTCCAT GCAGAAACTGGACCCGTTGTTTCTTGGAGAGACACCCGGACTTGAGGAAAAAACGCGTCACAAAACTCTCAAAAGCCGGGGCGGTCGTTACGGAGCAGCAAATCCGTCACTGGTTTCTAGAGGTGGAAGAAACCCTGCAAGAGGACGGCATTGATCTATCGATCTTTGACGAGCCGGAAAGAATTTACAACTTCGACGAATCGGGCTTTAAACTTGTTCCGCAGGACTTCAACGCGATTTGTGGACCAAATGTCGAAAACTCGTACTTCGTCCACAACAATTCAAGTAAAGACAATTACACTGTCCTTTTTGGAAGCAATGCTGAGGGAACGCTTACACCACCAATGATCCTGTATCCGGGAAAAAGAGTAACCCGCGAAATCGTTGAAAATACACCGAATGGCTGGTCTGTAGGCGTTTCTGATGAAGGTTGGCAGACGTCAAAGACTTTTTTTGAATACATGACAAACGATTTTTATAAATGGCTGTTGGATAATCACATTAAATTTCCCGTTGTTGTGTTTGTGGATGGACATAAAAGTCACATCAGTATTGAACTTACTGAGTTCTGTACAGCACACGAAATAATGTTGATTGCACTCTATCCCAACTCTACGCGTATCCTGCAGCCATTGGATAGACAGTTTTTTG TGACGCTAAAGTAA
- the LOC5579019 gene encoding DNA ligase 1: protein MCGLSPWDVNEVDFSRLPANANKVLTENTESDAQQEAENSSDSVEPEDDQDAFKVQLYYFEKGLSEDQLTRFTMDWKNDYWYGSLDELGLFNYWKSLKDKSEGLMFTEPLQQFQSITLELTIGEDGSCTPIVQQNAVEDEINDPQPVQPNDDMSQDEEAASNDPFEGIFIWPKVNERNGNDKQRRKEHVPSVATSNRWRKWYDKKDEERKQEEEAKVARIEKRKLARIQKEEEQSIRKKKRDEKKLQKEKQQQEKENNPPRQKKKKRTLMPKSG, encoded by the exons ATGTGTGGTCTTTCTCCTTGGGATGTAAATGAAGTTGATTTCAGTAGACTGCCTGCAAATGCAAATAAAGTTCTTACGGAAAACACTGAGAGCGATGCACAACAGGAGGCAGAGAATTCATCGGATAGTGTTGAACCGGAGGATGACCAGGATGCATTCAAGGTCCAACTGTATTACTTTGAAAAGGGCCTCAGCGAGGATCAACTAACAAGATTCACAATGGACTGGAAAAACGATTATTGGTATGGCTCACTAGATGAGTTGGGACTCTTCAACTACTGGAAGTCTCTGAAGGATAAGTCTGAAGGTTTGATGTTCACAGAACCTCTTCagcaatttcaaagtattactCTGGAGTTAACGATTGGAGAGGATGGCTCTTGCACACCTATTGTGCAACAAAATGCTGTAGAAG ATGAAATAAACGATCCACAACCTGTTCAACCCAATGACGACATGAGCCAAGATGAAGAAGCTGCATCAAATGATCcgtttgaaggaattttcattTGGCCAAAGGTCAACGAGCGAAATGGAAATGACAAACAGAGGAGAAAGGAACATGTACCATCAGTCGCAACCAGCAATAGATGGCGAAAATGGTATGATAAAAAGGACGAAGAACGAAAACAAGAAGAGGAAGCAAAAGTAGCAAGGATTGAAAAGCGGAAACTGGCTCGAATTCAGAAGGAGGAAGAACAAAGCATCAGAAAGAAGAAAAGAGATGAGAAAAAGTTACAGAAGGAAAAACAACAGCAAGAAAAGGAAAACAACCCTCCTCggcagaagaagaaaaagaggaCATTGATGCCTAAATCGGGCTAA